The Nitrospira sp. genome segment CGTTTGGCTGTCATTCAGAGGATGAAAAAGAAGTACGGAGAGACGATAGAAGCCGTCCTGGAGACGCATAATCGAGTGAAACAAGACCTGGAGCAACTGCGGGGATCGGACAGCGAGCTGGATCGGTATGATCGTCTCATTGAGGAGCAACAACAGCACGTCTTGGTGATGGCCCGAGAGCTCTCAGGCAAGCGAGCGGAAGCGGCTAAGCGGTTGACGAAATTAGTGGACAAAGAGCTCAACGCGCTGAAGATGGGATCGGTGCGGTTTCTTGTTCAAGTCATGCCGAGTGGGTCTGTCGATGTCTACGGCCCTGATGGAAGCGATCGTGTCGAGTTTCTGCTGTCGGCCAATGCCGGTGAGCCTTTGAAGTCGATGTCTCGTGTGGCATCCGGCGGCGAACTATCGCGTGTTATGTTGGCGTTGAAATCCGTCCTTGCTGATATCGATCATGTGCCGGTCCTGATTTTCGATGAGATCGATACAGGGGTCGGAGGGGCTGTCGCGGCTACGATCGGGAAACGGCTGAGGGAGTTGGGCCGATACCATCAAGTGTTGTGCATCACGCATCTTCCTCAGGTCGCCTCTCAAGCCCAGCATCATTTCTCGGTTGAAAAGTCGGAAGTGAAGGGGCGGACGGTCACGACGGTGCGTTCGTTGACCGGTATGAATCGCGAGGGAGAAATTGCGCGCATGCTTGGTGGAGAGCGAGTCACTCAAAAGGCACGATCTGCGGCAGCAGAGTTGATCGCCGGAACGCATGAATAGATCAAGCGGCGGGGGCGATGTCCATGGTGGGAGGCGAGAGGGGCGAGTCCTTCACGACTTGTAGGAAGAGATCCAATAACAGCGGATCGAAATGTCCATGGGATTGAAGGGAGAGCTGGCGGGTCGCGATATCCAGTGGGAGAGAGACGCGCCCAGGTGCGTCGGCGGTCAGATGATCGAACGTCTGAGCGATGCCGACAATGCGGGCCAATAACGGAATATCCGTGCCTCGGAGTCCACGAGGGTAGCCTTGTCCATCCCATTGCTCGTGATGGGATGCGATGATTTGCCCCACCTCAATAGGTAAACCCAATGGGGCAATCATCCGTGCGCCTCTGTCGGGGTGTTCCCTACAGAGGGATGCTTCGCCGGACGGAAGGATCTGGTCTTCTGAAAACCTATACGATGGGATGCTGGTTTTCCCTATGTCATGCAAAAAGGCCCCCAGGGCCAATGATTTTTGCTCGGAGGCGGTAAGATTGAGTCGGCTGGCCATCAACGTGGCATGGAAACTCACTCGGCTGGAATGATTGAGTAATTGACGGTCTGTGGCTTCCAGAATATCGGACAAAAGTGGAAGTAGGTTCATGTCGTCTTGCTGTAAAGCGGCATCGCCTTGTGCGTCGGACAGCGCAGCATATCCAGTCTTGACCTTGTCCCATGCTCGTGCGCTCTCTTCCTCTGAGCCCCAAAGATCCGTTAGTGTCTGAAGACAACGGCGAAGAAAGTCGAGTCGGCGTTTCTTGTCCATCGTCTGCCGAATGAGGGTAGTCAGTTCATTCACGTTGAAAGGTTTAAGCAAATAGCCGGCGGCTCCGTGGCGGATACCTTCCATGGCGGACTTCAGGCTCCCGTATCCCGTGACGATAATGACCTCTACGTCGGGGCGATGGTGCTTTATGTCTTTGAGAAGATCGAGTCCATGACGATCCGGGAGTTTTTGGTCAAGCGTGATCACATCAATGGGTTCCTGGTCGAGGACTTCAAGAGCTGTCTTGGCGTTTTCTGCTGAACGAACATTGCAGAAGGTGCGAAGTATCACGTTAAGGGCATCGCGGGGCCCCGCTTCATCATCAATTACGAGGACTGTCGGTTGTGTCCCTGCCTGACAAGAAGCCGTGACCATGCTCGTTGTTTACTCCAAACCACGTGCGTAGCAAGCAATTCTCATTCCTTTTCATGAGGTTAGGGAGTTTTTCAATATAAAGGGGTGGGTGGTGGGATGGGCAGCTATACGTAGCTTACAATAATAATAGGATACCTATTATTGTATGATGAGGAGGGTAATGTGTGCAGAAGTGTGACATTCTTGTGCATAAGTGTGTCATTCTTGCATGGGCGGAGCGTGCTCTTGGATGGCGGAATTGTCTGGACGACCGATGCCGAGGGTGTCCATTCGGTATTTCAGCATCCGGCGGCTGATTCCCAGTAAGTTCGCGGCGTGGGTTTGTACGTGATTGGTTCGTTTTAGCGCATCAAGGATAATCTCCCGTTCAAACTCCATCACGGCTTTTTCAAGCGACATGCGACCGGCGAGAGTATCGTCTCGAAGCGACGTTGAACGGGAGTCGTTCTTGATCAGCGTCGGCAAATGCTCGGGAGTGATTTGCGCAGCATGTTGAGACCAGATGAATGCCTGCTCGACGAAGTTTTCGAGTTCACGAACATTGCCCGGCCAAGCATAACGAGTCAGAAGCTCCAGAGCGTCTTTTCCGAAATCGATCTGAGGACGTCGTTCCGCTTCCAGCCGTT includes the following:
- a CDS encoding response regulator, with protein sequence MVTASCQAGTQPTVLVIDDEAGPRDALNVILRTFCNVRSAENAKTALEVLDQEPIDVITLDQKLPDRHGLDLLKDIKHHRPDVEVIIVTGYGSLKSAMEGIRHGAAGYLLKPFNVNELTTLIRQTMDKKRRLDFLRRCLQTLTDLWGSEEESARAWDKVKTGYAALSDAQGDAALQQDDMNLLPLLSDILEATDRQLLNHSSRVSFHATLMASRLNLTASEQKSLALGAFLHDIGKTSIPSYRFSEDQILPSGEASLCREHPDRGARMIAPLGLPIEVGQIIASHHEQWDGQGYPRGLRGTDIPLLARIVGIAQTFDHLTADAPGRVSLPLDIATRQLSLQSHGHFDPLLLDLFLQVVKDSPLSPPTMDIAPAA